Proteins encoded in a region of the Geobacillus genomosp. 3 genome:
- the argS gene encoding arginine--tRNA ligase, whose amino-acid sequence MNIVGQMKEQLKDEIRQAAVKAGLVSADELPEVLLEVPREKAHGDYSTNIAMQLARLAKKPPRAIAEAIAAQLDRGRVSVARVEVAGPGFINFYMDNRYLTAVVPAILQAGQAYGESNVGNGEKVQVEFVSANPTGDLHLGHARGAAVGDSLCNILAKAGFDVTREYYINDAGKQIYNLAKSVEARYFQALGTDMPLPEDGYYGDDIVEIGKQLAEEYGDRFVHADEEERLAFFREYGLRYELDKIKQDLAAFRVPFDVWYSETSLYESGKIDEALSTLRERGYIYEQDGATWFRSTAFGDDKDRVLIKQDGTYTYLLPDIAYHQDKLRRGFKKLINVWGADHHGYIPRMKAAIAALGYDPEALEVEIIQMVNLYQNGERVKMSKRTGKAVTMRELMEEVGVDAVRYFFAMRSGDTHLDFDMDLAVSQSNENPVYYVQYAHARVSSILRQAEEQNVSHEGDLALHHLVETEKEIELLKVLGDFPDVVAEAALKRMPHRVTAYAFELASALHSFYNAEKVLDLDNIEKTRARLALVKAVQITLRNALALIGVSAPEQM is encoded by the coding sequence ATGAACATTGTCGGACAAATGAAAGAACAGCTGAAAGACGAAATTCGCCAGGCGGCGGTAAAAGCCGGGCTCGTTTCGGCCGACGAGCTGCCGGAAGTGCTGCTTGAGGTGCCGCGCGAAAAGGCGCACGGCGATTACTCGACGAATATCGCCATGCAGCTTGCCCGCCTTGCGAAAAAACCGCCGCGGGCGATCGCCGAAGCCATCGCCGCGCAGCTCGACCGCGGACGCGTATCGGTGGCGCGCGTTGAGGTGGCGGGGCCGGGCTTTATCAACTTTTACATGGACAACCGCTATTTGACGGCGGTCGTACCGGCGATTTTGCAGGCCGGACAAGCGTACGGCGAATCGAACGTCGGCAACGGGGAAAAGGTGCAAGTCGAGTTCGTCTCCGCCAACCCGACCGGCGACTTGCATTTGGGCCATGCCCGCGGCGCGGCGGTCGGCGATTCGCTTTGCAACATTTTGGCGAAAGCCGGCTTTGACGTGACGCGCGAATACTACATTAACGACGCCGGCAAGCAAATTTACAACTTGGCGAAATCGGTCGAAGCCCGCTATTTCCAAGCGCTTGGCACCGATATGCCGCTGCCGGAGGACGGCTATTACGGCGACGACATCGTCGAAATCGGCAAACAGCTGGCCGAGGAATACGGCGACCGGTTCGTCCACGCCGATGAAGAGGAGCGGCTTGCGTTCTTCCGCGAGTACGGTCTTCGTTATGAGCTCGACAAAATTAAACAAGATTTGGCCGCATTCCGTGTTCCGTTTGACGTCTGGTATTCGGAAACGTCGCTTTATGAAAGCGGCAAAATCGATGAGGCGCTCTCGACGTTGCGCGAGCGCGGCTACATTTACGAACAAGACGGCGCGACATGGTTCCGTTCGACCGCCTTTGGCGATGACAAAGACCGCGTGTTAATTAAGCAAGACGGCACGTATACGTACTTGCTTCCGGACATCGCCTACCATCAAGACAAGCTGCGGCGCGGGTTCAAAAAGCTCATCAACGTCTGGGGGGCGGACCACCACGGCTATATTCCGCGCATGAAAGCGGCGATTGCGGCGCTTGGCTACGATCCGGAGGCGCTCGAAGTCGAAATCATCCAAATGGTGAATTTATACCAAAACGGCGAGCGCGTGAAAATGAGCAAGCGCACCGGCAAGGCGGTGACGATGCGCGAGCTGATGGAGGAAGTCGGCGTCGATGCCGTCCGCTATTTCTTTGCGATGCGCTCGGGCGATACGCATCTCGACTTTGACATGGACTTGGCCGTATCGCAGTCGAATGAAAATCCGGTTTACTACGTCCAATATGCACACGCCCGCGTCTCAAGCATTCTCCGCCAGGCGGAAGAGCAAAACGTGTCGCACGAAGGCGACCTCGCTTTGCATCATTTAGTGGAGACCGAGAAGGAAATTGAGCTGCTCAAGGTGCTCGGCGACTTCCCGGACGTGGTCGCTGAGGCGGCGCTCAAGCGGATGCCGCACCGCGTCACTGCCTATGCGTTTGAGTTGGCGTCAGCGCTTCATAGCTTCTACAACGCGGAAAAAGTGCTTGATCTTGACAACATCGAAAAAACGAGAGCCCGCCTTGCGCTGGTGAAGGCGGTGCAAATCACGTTGCGCAACGCCTTGGCACTCATCGGCGTTTCAGCGCCCGAACAAATGTAA
- the speE gene encoding polyamine aminopropyltransferase, giving the protein MELWFTEKQTEHFGITARITRTLHTEQTPFQKLDMVETAEFGNMLILDGMVMTTQKDEFVYHEMVAHVPLFTHPKPENVLVVGGGDGGVIREVLKHPSVKKATLVEIDGKVIEYSKKYLPEIAGKLDDPRVEVKVDDGFMHIAQSENEYDVIMVDSTEPVGPAVNLFTKGFYAGIANALKEDGMFVAQTDNPWFKADLIRNVYRDVKEIFPITRLYTANIPTYPSGLWTFTLGSKKYDPLAVSDDRFHDIDTKYYTKELHKACFVLPKFVADLVK; this is encoded by the coding sequence ATGGAACTATGGTTTACGGAAAAGCAGACAGAACATTTTGGCATCACGGCACGCATTACCCGCACTTTACATACAGAACAAACGCCGTTTCAAAAGCTTGATATGGTCGAAACGGCGGAGTTTGGCAACATGCTCATTTTAGACGGCATGGTGATGACGACGCAAAAAGACGAATTCGTCTACCACGAAATGGTCGCCCATGTGCCGTTGTTCACCCATCCTAAGCCGGAGAACGTCCTTGTCGTCGGCGGCGGCGACGGCGGCGTCATCCGTGAAGTGTTGAAACACCCGAGCGTCAAAAAAGCGACGCTCGTGGAAATTGACGGCAAAGTGATCGAGTATTCGAAAAAATATTTGCCGGAAATTGCCGGAAAGCTTGATGATCCGCGCGTCGAAGTGAAAGTCGATGACGGGTTTATGCACATCGCCCAAAGCGAAAACGAATACGACGTCATTATGGTCGACTCGACGGAACCAGTCGGCCCGGCGGTCAACTTGTTCACCAAAGGGTTTTATGCCGGGATCGCCAACGCGTTGAAAGAGGACGGCATGTTCGTCGCCCAAACGGACAACCCGTGGTTTAAAGCTGACTTGATCCGCAACGTCTACCGCGATGTGAAAGAAATTTTCCCGATCACCCGTTTGTATACGGCGAACATTCCAACGTATCCGAGCGGGCTCTGGACGTTTACGCTCGGCTCGAAAAAATACGACCCGCTTGCGGTCAGCGACGACCGGTTCCACGACATTGACACGAAATATTACACGAAAGAGCTGCACAAAGCGTGTTTCGTACTGCCGAAGTTTGTCGCGGACTTGGTGAAATGA
- the cls gene encoding cardiolipin synthase has translation MAVIAVIAIIFMLIYLDDKLGQLAFRNGRKKVVYPERRSDITLYVNGRHLFSDYFAELRRARDHIHILFYIIKSDETTTPFFQILREKAAEGVKVRVLVDWVGSLGLPKALIRSLRASGVEFAYARPPRFPFFIYRLNRRNHRKITVVDGKVGYMGGFNIGREYNGKDANFGEWRDYHLKISGEGVHDLQEQFLHDWEEATGKTVADKPRYFPPLRAGAIRHQLVATDGAALEEQYIDVIRHAKKEIVIGTPYFIPSRPLFNELMRAIKRGVRVTVLVPLKADHLFVREAAHPYFYQMLQAGARVYRFYQGFYHAKTIVVDEEWCDVGTANFDRRSLFLNSEINCYVFDRAFTRLVRQAIERDLTRAEPLTLDFWRNRSLLDRGKESISQLISAWL, from the coding sequence ATGGCCGTCATTGCTGTTATTGCCATCATATTCATGCTCATTTATCTTGATGACAAACTCGGACAGCTCGCGTTCCGGAACGGACGGAAAAAAGTCGTCTATCCGGAACGGAGAAGCGATATTACGCTCTATGTCAACGGCAGGCATTTATTTTCCGACTATTTTGCCGAGCTGCGCCGTGCCCGCGACCATATTCACATCCTGTTTTACATCATCAAAAGTGATGAAACGACGACACCATTTTTCCAAATTTTAAGGGAAAAAGCAGCCGAGGGAGTGAAAGTACGAGTGTTGGTCGACTGGGTCGGCAGCCTCGGGTTGCCGAAAGCGCTCATCCGCTCGCTGAGGGCGAGTGGAGTCGAATTCGCCTACGCCCGGCCGCCGCGCTTTCCGTTTTTCATTTACCGCCTCAACCGCCGCAACCACCGAAAAATTACGGTCGTTGACGGAAAGGTTGGGTACATGGGCGGTTTTAACATCGGCCGCGAATACAATGGGAAAGACGCCAATTTCGGGGAATGGCGCGACTATCACTTAAAAATCAGCGGCGAAGGGGTACACGACTTACAGGAACAATTTTTGCACGACTGGGAGGAGGCGACGGGCAAAACCGTCGCTGACAAACCCCGTTACTTCCCGCCCCTTCGCGCCGGCGCCATTCGCCATCAATTGGTCGCCACCGATGGCGCCGCACTCGAGGAACAGTATATCGATGTCATCCGTCATGCAAAAAAAGAAATCGTGATCGGCACCCCGTATTTTATCCCGAGCCGGCCGTTATTTAACGAGCTGATGCGCGCAATCAAGCGCGGAGTGCGCGTCACCGTGCTTGTGCCGCTGAAGGCCGACCATTTATTTGTGCGAGAAGCCGCCCACCCTTATTTTTATCAAATGCTGCAAGCCGGGGCGCGTGTTTACCGCTTTTACCAAGGATTTTACCACGCCAAAACGATTGTCGTCGATGAGGAATGGTGCGATGTCGGAACGGCCAATTTCGATCGGCGCAGTTTGTTTTTAAACAGTGAAATTAACTGTTATGTGTTTGACCGTGCGTTCACCCGGCTCGTCAGGCAGGCGATCGAACGTGACTTGACACGCGCCGAGCCGCTGACGCTCGATTTTTGGCGGAATCGTTCGCTCCTTGACCGCGGCAAAGAGTCGATTTCCCAGCTGATTTCCGCCTGGCTGTAG
- a CDS encoding acetyl-CoA C-acetyltransferase, whose translation MGKAVIVSGVRTPFGKLGGSLQALSAAELGGIAVKEALARANVSAEQVDHVILGTVLQGGQGQLPSRQAMRHAGIPWHVRTETVNKVCASGMRAVTLADQLIRLGEADVVVAGGMESMSNAPYVLPKARWGLRMGDSTVKDLMVYDGLTCSFTGVHMGVYGGNTARELGITREAQDEWAYRSHMRAIAAIEAGRLAEEIVPVSIPQRKGEPLIVEHDEAPRKDTSLEKLAKLAPVFDPQGTITAGNAPGVNDGAAALVLMSEERAAREGFEPLATVVAHTAIAVEAKDFPKTPGLVINELLRKTGKTVDDIDLFEVNEAFAAVALAAIQIAGLDPEKVNVNGGAVALGHPIGASGARIILTLAHELKRRGGGLGIAAICSGGGQGDAILIEV comes from the coding sequence ATGGGGAAAGCAGTGATTGTAAGCGGGGTTCGCACCCCGTTCGGAAAATTGGGAGGTTCTTTGCAAGCGCTGTCAGCAGCGGAGCTTGGCGGCATTGCCGTGAAGGAGGCGCTCGCCCGCGCCAATGTGAGCGCCGAACAAGTGGATCATGTCATTTTGGGCACCGTCTTGCAAGGCGGACAAGGGCAGCTCCCGTCGCGCCAGGCGATGCGCCATGCCGGCATCCCGTGGCACGTCCGCACCGAGACGGTGAACAAAGTATGCGCATCCGGCATGCGTGCCGTGACGCTTGCCGATCAGCTCATCCGTTTAGGCGAGGCGGATGTCGTCGTCGCCGGCGGGATGGAATCGATGAGCAACGCCCCGTATGTGCTTCCGAAAGCGCGCTGGGGGCTGCGGATGGGCGACAGCACGGTGAAAGATTTAATGGTGTATGACGGCCTCACGTGCAGCTTCACCGGTGTTCATATGGGCGTCTACGGCGGGAATACGGCGCGTGAGCTTGGCATTACAAGAGAGGCGCAAGACGAATGGGCATACCGCAGCCATATGCGCGCCATTGCCGCCATCGAAGCCGGACGGCTGGCGGAAGAAATCGTGCCGGTTTCGATCCCGCAGCGCAAAGGCGAGCCGCTCATTGTCGAGCACGACGAGGCGCCAAGAAAAGATACGTCACTGGAAAAGCTGGCCAAACTGGCACCGGTATTTGACCCGCAAGGCACGATTACGGCCGGCAACGCCCCGGGCGTCAACGATGGCGCTGCGGCGCTCGTCTTAATGAGCGAAGAGCGCGCCGCCCGGGAAGGGTTCGAACCGCTCGCAACGGTCGTCGCCCACACGGCCATCGCCGTCGAGGCGAAAGATTTCCCGAAAACGCCGGGGCTTGTCATCAACGAACTGCTCCGCAAAACAGGAAAGACCGTTGACGACATTGACTTGTTCGAAGTGAACGAAGCGTTTGCCGCGGTTGCGCTTGCCGCCATTCAAATCGCCGGGCTTGATCCGGAAAAAGTAAACGTCAACGGCGGCGCTGTCGCCCTCGGTCATCCGATCGGCGCGAGCGGGGCGCGCATCATCTTGACGCTCGCCCATGAGTTGAAGCGCCGCGGCGGAGGGCTGGGCATTGCCGCGATTTGCAGCGGCGGCGGTCAAGGCGACGCCATCTTAATCGAAGTATAA
- the speB gene encoding agmatinase, with amino-acid sequence MRFDEAYSGNVFIGSHPNFEESEAVIYGMPMDWTVSYRPGSRFGPARIREVSIGLEEYSPYLDRELKDVRYFDAGDIPLPFGNAARSLELIEQFVRKVLDAGKFPLGLGGEHLVSWPVIKAVHDYYPDLAVIHMDAHTDLREHYEGEPLSHATPIRKAADLIGPTNVFSFGIRSGMKEEFEWAKQNGMYIAKFDVLEPLRSVLPKLAGRPVYVTIDIDVLDPAHAPGTGTVDAGGITSKELLAAIHEIARSDVRVVGADLVEVAPIYDHSEQTANTASKLVREMLLGWVVK; translated from the coding sequence ATGCGGTTTGATGAGGCTTACTCCGGCAACGTCTTTATTGGCAGCCATCCGAATTTCGAGGAGAGCGAAGCGGTCATCTACGGGATGCCGATGGATTGGACCGTCAGCTACCGGCCCGGTTCGCGGTTCGGTCCGGCCCGCATCCGCGAAGTGTCGATCGGCCTTGAAGAATATAGCCCATATTTGGACCGGGAGCTAAAGGATGTCCGTTACTTTGACGCCGGCGACATCCCGCTGCCGTTTGGCAACGCCGCCCGCAGCTTGGAGCTGATAGAACAGTTCGTCAGAAAAGTGCTTGATGCCGGCAAGTTTCCGCTCGGTCTCGGCGGCGAACACCTTGTCTCTTGGCCGGTCATCAAAGCCGTGCACGACTATTACCCGGATTTGGCCGTCATTCACATGGACGCCCATACCGACTTGCGCGAACATTACGAAGGCGAGCCGTTGTCGCATGCGACGCCGATCCGCAAAGCCGCCGATCTCATCGGCCCGACGAACGTCTTTTCGTTCGGCATTCGCTCCGGCATGAAAGAAGAGTTCGAATGGGCGAAACAAAACGGCATGTACATCGCCAAGTTTGACGTGCTTGAACCGCTCCGTTCGGTGCTGCCGAAACTCGCCGGCCGCCCGGTGTATGTGACGATTGACATCGATGTGCTCGACCCGGCCCACGCTCCGGGTACGGGAACGGTGGATGCCGGCGGGATTACATCGAAAGAGCTGTTGGCGGCGATCCATGAGATCGCCCGCTCTGACGTTCGCGTTGTCGGCGCCGATTTAGTGGAAGTCGCGCCGATTTACGACCATTCGGAACAAACCGCCAACACAGCGAGCAAGCTTGTGAGAGAAATGCTGCTCGGCTGGGTGGTGAAGTGA
- a CDS encoding heterodisulfide reductase-related iron-sulfur binding cluster: protein MNALLLVNLLAFLFVTAYAIYLFAYVVKTRAMYIKLGKKVEFDEKVNERLRNIWINVFGQKKLLKDKKSGLIHVVFFYGFILVQFGAIDFIIKGLAPGAHLPLGPLYPWFTFFQEIVTLLILIAVLAAFYRRYIEKLVRLKRDFKAGLVLIFIGGLMLSVLFGNGMSMIWHGEEATWSEPVASLIAGAFSWVGETGAAVLFFVSWWVHLLILLTFLVYVPQSKHAHLIAAPINVFFSRLTRPKLSPINFEDESQESFGVGKIEDFTQKQLIDLYACVECGRCTSMCPATGTGKMLSPMDLILKLRDHLTEKGAVVTSRAPWVPTFAFKNTKGNQLAFAAAAEQAAAIEMPSLIGDVITEEEIWACTTCRNCEDQCPVMNEHVDKIIDLRRYLVLTEGRMNPDAQRAMTNIERQGNPWGLNRKERENWRELREDIHVPTVKEASKAGEEIEYLFWVGSMGSYDSRSQKIALAFAKLLNEAGVKFAILGNKEKNSGDTPRRLGNEFLFQELATNNIAEFEKAGVKKIVTIDPHAYNTFKNEYPDFGLEAEVYHHTELLAKLIEEGRLVPKYPVNERITFHDSCYLGRYNDVYDAPRQILRAIPGVELVEMERNRERGMCCGAGGGLMWMEETTGNRINVARTEQALAVNPTVISSGCPYCLTMLSDGTKAKEVEDRVSTYDVAELLAKSVFGEEKEEAAS, encoded by the coding sequence ATGAACGCCTTATTGTTGGTGAACTTGCTTGCGTTTTTATTTGTAACCGCTTACGCCATTTATTTGTTCGCGTATGTGGTGAAAACGCGGGCAATGTACATCAAACTTGGCAAAAAGGTTGAGTTTGACGAGAAAGTGAATGAGCGGCTGCGCAACATTTGGATCAACGTGTTCGGCCAGAAAAAGTTGCTTAAAGACAAAAAAAGCGGCTTGATCCACGTCGTCTTTTTCTATGGATTTATTCTCGTCCAGTTTGGCGCCATTGATTTTATCATCAAAGGGCTTGCGCCAGGGGCGCACTTGCCGCTTGGGCCGCTTTACCCATGGTTTACGTTTTTCCAAGAAATCGTCACCTTGCTCATTTTAATCGCCGTGCTCGCCGCCTTTTACCGTCGCTACATTGAAAAACTCGTCCGTCTGAAGCGCGATTTCAAAGCCGGGCTTGTGTTGATCTTTATCGGCGGATTGATGTTGTCGGTATTGTTTGGCAACGGCATGAGCATGATTTGGCATGGTGAGGAAGCGACATGGAGCGAACCGGTCGCCTCGCTCATTGCCGGCGCATTTTCGTGGGTCGGCGAAACCGGGGCGGCAGTGCTGTTTTTTGTCTCCTGGTGGGTGCATTTATTGATTTTGCTGACGTTCCTTGTCTACGTGCCACAGTCGAAGCACGCTCATTTGATCGCTGCGCCCATCAACGTCTTTTTCAGCCGGCTGACGCGGCCGAAGCTTTCGCCGATCAACTTTGAAGACGAAAGCCAAGAATCGTTTGGCGTCGGCAAAATTGAAGATTTTACGCAAAAGCAGTTGATCGACTTGTACGCCTGTGTCGAATGCGGCCGCTGCACGAGCATGTGTCCGGCGACCGGCACGGGGAAAATGTTGTCGCCGATGGACTTGATTTTGAAGCTGCGCGACCATTTGACCGAAAAAGGGGCGGTCGTCACGTCGCGGGCGCCATGGGTGCCGACGTTCGCCTTTAAAAATACGAAAGGCAATCAGCTGGCGTTCGCCGCGGCAGCCGAGCAGGCGGCGGCCATTGAAATGCCAAGCCTCATCGGCGACGTCATCACTGAGGAAGAAATTTGGGCCTGTACGACGTGCCGAAACTGTGAAGACCAATGCCCGGTCATGAACGAACATGTCGATAAAATCATCGACTTGCGCCGTTATCTCGTGTTGACAGAAGGGCGGATGAATCCGGACGCGCAGCGGGCGATGACGAATATCGAACGCCAAGGCAACCCGTGGGGGTTAAACCGGAAAGAGCGGGAAAACTGGCGCGAGCTGCGCGAAGATATCCACGTCCCGACGGTGAAAGAAGCGAGCAAAGCAGGCGAAGAGATCGAGTATTTGTTCTGGGTCGGCTCGATGGGCTCATACGACAGCCGAAGCCAAAAAATCGCCTTGGCGTTTGCCAAGCTGCTCAACGAGGCAGGCGTCAAATTTGCGATTTTAGGCAATAAAGAGAAAAACTCAGGCGACACGCCGCGCCGGTTAGGGAACGAGTTTTTGTTCCAGGAGCTGGCGACGAACAACATCGCCGAGTTTGAAAAGGCAGGCGTCAAGAAAATTGTCACGATCGATCCGCACGCCTACAACACGTTTAAAAACGAATACCCGGACTTCGGGCTCGAGGCGGAAGTGTATCATCATACCGAGCTGCTCGCCAAACTCATCGAGGAAGGGCGCCTCGTGCCGAAATACCCGGTCAACGAGCGCATCACGTTCCATGACTCGTGTTATTTAGGGCGCTACAATGACGTGTATGACGCCCCAAGGCAAATTTTGCGCGCCATTCCGGGCGTTGAGCTTGTCGAGATGGAGCGCAACCGCGAACGCGGCATGTGCTGCGGCGCCGGCGGCGGCCTCATGTGGATGGAAGAGACGACCGGCAACCGGATCAACGTCGCTCGCACCGAGCAGGCGCTCGCGGTCAATCCGACGGTGATCAGCTCCGGCTGTCCGTACTGCTTGACGATGCTGTCAGACGGCACGAAAGCGAAAGAAGTCGAGGATCGGGTCTCGACGTACGATGTCGCGGAACTGTTGGCGAAATCGGTGTTTGGTGAGGAAAAAGAAGAAGCCGCATCATAA
- a CDS encoding DUF1934 domain-containing protein, whose translation MKERNGMPVQLRQVAVIRDSARRETVVLEADGVYYIKGTTGYLQFEEENELGRVKTTVKIAPEEVVVIRSGAVEMRQTFRRRQELPGHYQTAFGRWAMAAKTDAIEFHYDDKRKRGRLFLSYELVLQNERSGRHTLTLTFKGV comes from the coding sequence ATGAAGGAACGAAATGGTATGCCGGTGCAGCTTCGCCAAGTCGCTGTCATCCGCGACAGTGCGCGCCGGGAGACGGTCGTGCTTGAGGCGGACGGTGTGTATTACATAAAAGGGACAACGGGCTATTTGCAGTTTGAGGAGGAAAACGAACTGGGGCGGGTGAAAACGACGGTGAAAATCGCGCCTGAGGAAGTCGTCGTCATTCGCTCCGGGGCGGTCGAGATGCGGCAAACGTTCCGCCGCCGGCAAGAGCTGCCCGGCCATTACCAAACGGCGTTTGGGCGGTGGGCGATGGCGGCGAAAACGGATGCGATCGAGTTTCACTATGACGACAAGCGGAAGCGGGGGCGGCTCTTTCTCTCCTACGAACTCGTGCTGCAAAACGAGCGGAGCGGGCGCCATACGTTGACGTTGACATTTAAGGGGGTATAA
- a CDS encoding 3-hydroxybutyryl-CoA dehydrogenase codes for MDVKTIMVVGAGQMGSGIAQVCAVAGYNVLLYDISEAQLDKGMANIEKLLARQVEKGKMAAGDKDASLSRLSRSTHLHDAANADLVIEAVVENMDVKTKLFAELDEIARSETILASNTSSLPITEIAAATKRPENVIGMHFMNPVPVMKLVEIIRGLATADEVYETVEAVTRTLGKVPVEVNDFPGFISNRVLMPMINEAIYALYEGVATKEAIDEVMKLGMNHPMGPLTLADFIGLDTCLYIMETLHEGFGDDKYRPCPLLRKYVKAGWLGRKTGRGFYTYE; via the coding sequence ATGGACGTCAAAACGATTATGGTCGTCGGCGCCGGACAGATGGGGTCAGGCATCGCCCAAGTATGCGCTGTCGCCGGTTATAACGTGCTTTTGTACGATATTAGCGAAGCGCAGCTGGATAAAGGAATGGCGAACATCGAAAAACTGCTCGCCCGTCAGGTGGAAAAAGGGAAAATGGCGGCGGGGGACAAGGACGCGTCGTTGTCGCGGCTTTCCCGTTCCACTCATTTGCATGATGCCGCTAACGCTGATCTTGTCATCGAAGCGGTTGTCGAAAACATGGATGTGAAAACGAAGCTGTTTGCGGAGCTCGACGAAATCGCCCGTTCGGAGACGATCTTAGCCTCGAATACATCGTCGCTCCCGATTACCGAAATCGCAGCGGCGACAAAGCGGCCGGAGAACGTAATCGGCATGCACTTTATGAATCCGGTGCCGGTCATGAAGCTGGTGGAAATTATCCGCGGTTTGGCAACGGCTGATGAGGTATACGAGACGGTTGAGGCGGTCACCCGGACGCTTGGCAAAGTGCCGGTTGAAGTGAATGACTTTCCGGGCTTTATTTCCAACCGTGTTCTTATGCCGATGATTAACGAAGCGATTTATGCCTTGTACGAAGGAGTAGCGACAAAAGAGGCGATTGATGAAGTGATGAAACTTGGCATGAACCATCCGATGGGGCCGCTCACGCTCGCCGACTTTATCGGGCTGGATACGTGCTTGTACATTATGGAAACGCTTCATGAAGGGTTTGGCGATGACAAATACCGCCCATGCCCGCTATTGCGTAAATACGTCAAGGCTGGTTGGCTTGGCCGCAAGACAGGTCGCGGGTTTTACACATACGAATAA
- a CDS encoding XapX domain-containing protein, which translates to MKEVILSLVTGMVVGCLFTLFRLPIPAPPALAGIAGIVGVYLGMRLFQWLALFWK; encoded by the coding sequence ATGAAAGAAGTCATCTTGTCGCTTGTCACTGGCATGGTCGTCGGTTGTTTATTCACGTTGTTCCGCCTGCCGATTCCGGCCCCTCCGGCGTTGGCCGGCATTGCCGGCATCGTCGGGGTGTATCTCGGGATGCGGCTGTTTCAATGGCTGGCGTTGTTTTGGAAATGA